A stretch of the Ananas comosus cultivar F153 linkage group 14, ASM154086v1, whole genome shotgun sequence genome encodes the following:
- the LOC109720827 gene encoding nucleobase-ascorbate transporter 1 isoform X3 translates to MLGTTVMIPSALVPLMGGSDGDKVRVIQTLLFVSGINTLLQALFGTRLPTVIGGSFTYVIPILYIIHDSSLQQIPDPQERFVRTMRAIQGALIVASSLQIMLGYSQFWGIFSRFFSPLGMAPVLGLVGLGLFERGFPAVGNCVEIGIPMLLLLIGLSQYLKHYRPFKDIPIFERFPVLICVAIIWIYSIILTAGGAYNHRPPTTQNSCRTDRANLISSAPWFKFPYPLQWGAPTFDAGHSVAMMAAVLVSIIESTGAYIAASRLAIATPPPAYVLSRGIGWQGIGTLLDGLFGTATGSSVSVGLCQIRENVGLLGLTRIGSRRVVQVSAAFMIFFSTLGKFGAVFASIPFPLFAALYCVLFGLVASVGISFLQFTNMNSMRNLMITGLSLFLGISVPQFFSDTMVTSAHGPVHTRAGWFNAFLNTIFMSSPTVGLIVSVFLDNTLDVAKSKKDRGMPWWVKFRTFRGDNRNEEFYTLPFNLNRFFPPA, encoded by the exons ATGCTCGGCACTACTGTTATGATTCCTTCGGCACTTGTTCCTCTAATGGGTGGAAGTGAT GGTGACAAAGTTCGTGTCATACAAACATTGTTATTTGTATCTGGTATAAACACACTTTTGCAAGCACTATTTGGCACGAGATTGCCAACTGTTATTGGTGGCTCTTTCACATATGTTATACCGATCCTTTACATTATACATGACTCATCGCTCCAACAGATTCCCGATCCGCAGGAA AGATTCGTACGAACCATGCGAGCTATTCAAGGTGCGCTAATTGTAGCCTCGAGTTTACAAATTATGCTTGGATACAGTCAGTTCTGGGGAATATTTTCGAG gTTCTTTAGTCCTCTTGGCATGGCACCTGTGTTAGGGCTGGTTGGTCTTGGCCTTTTTGAACGAGGTTTCCCTGCG GTAGGAAACTGTGTGGAAATCGGGATTCCAATGCTCTTATTGCTCATTGGGTTATCGCAG TATTTGAAGCATTACAGACCATTCAAAGACATTCCTATATTCGAACGCTTTCCAGTTCTTATTTGTGTCGCAATCATTTGGATATATTCTATTATTCTTACTGCTGGCGGCGCTTACAACCATAGACCACCGACAACTCAGAACAGCTGCCGAACTGACCGAGCGAATCTCATATCATCCGCTCCGTG GTTCAAGTTTCCATATCCTTTACAATGGGGAGCACCGACGTTTGATGCTGGCCATTCAGTTGCCATGATGGCCGCAGTGTTGGTGTCCATAATAGAG TCAACTGGCGCGTACATAGCAGCCTCGCGCCTAGCCATTGCAACTCCCCCTCCTGCTTATGTCTTGAGTCGAGGCATTGGCTGGCAG GGGATAGGTACCCTTCTAGATGGTCTGTTTGGAACAGCAACTGGTTCTTCGGTTTCTGT TGGTTTGTGTCAAATAAGGGAAAATGTGGGGCTTCTTGGGCTAACTCGAATTGGCAGCCGAAGAGTTGTGCAAGTATCAGCtgcttttatgatatttttttcaaccttaG GAAAATTTGGGGCTGTTTTTGCATCGATTCCGTTCCCTTTATTTGCTGCTCTGTACTGTGTACTATTCGGCCTTGTCG CATCTGTCGGGATTTCGTTTCTTCAGTTCACCAACATGAACTCCATGAGGAATCTCATGATCACTGGGCTTTCGCTTTTCCTTGGAATATCTGTTCCTCAGTTTTTCAGCGACACCATGGTTACTTCTGCGCATGGTCCAGTTCATACGCGTGCAGGATGG TTCAATGCTTTCTTAAATACGATATTCATGTCGTCTCCGACCGTCGGGTTGATCGTCAGTGTGTTCCTGGACAACACCTTGGACGTCGCAAAGTCTAAGAAGGATAGGGGCATGCCATGGTGGGTAAAGTTCAGAACGTTCAGAGGGGACAACCGGAACGAAGAATTTTATACACTTCCGTTCAATCTGAATCGGTTCTTTCCACCCGCATAG
- the LOC109720827 gene encoding nucleobase-ascorbate transporter 1 isoform X2, protein MADISHPPMEQLQDLEYCIDSNPPWAETIVLAFQNYILMLGTTVMIPSALVPLMGGSDGDKVRVIQTLLFVSGINTLLQALFGTRLPTVIGGSFTYVIPILYIIHDSSLQQIPDPQERFVRTMRAIQGALIVASSLQIMLGYSQFWGIFSRFFSPLGMAPVLGLVGLGLFERGFPAVGNCVEIGIPMLLLLIGLSQYLKHYRPFKDIPIFERFPVLICVAIIWIYSIILTAGGAYNHRPPTTQNSCRTDRANLISSAPWFKFPYPLQWGAPTFDAGHSVAMMAAVLVSIIESTGAYIAASRLAIATPPPAYVLSRGIGWQGIGTLLDGLFGTATGSSVSVENVGLLGLTRIGSRRVVQVSAAFMIFFSTLGKFGAVFASIPFPLFAALYCVLFGLVASVGISFLQFTNMNSMRNLMITGLSLFLGISVPQFFSDTMVTSAHGPVHTRAGWFNAFLNTIFMSSPTVGLIVSVFLDNTLDVAKSKKDRGMPWWVKFRTFRGDNRNEEFYTLPFNLNRFFPPA, encoded by the exons ATGGCAGACATAAGCCACCCTCCCATGGAGCAGCTTCAGGATTTGGAGTATTGCATAGACTCCAACCCACCATGGG CTGAAACTATCGTATTGGCTTTCCAAAACTACATCTTGATGCTCGGCACTACTGTTATGATTCCTTCGGCACTTGTTCCTCTAATGGGTGGAAGTGAT GGTGACAAAGTTCGTGTCATACAAACATTGTTATTTGTATCTGGTATAAACACACTTTTGCAAGCACTATTTGGCACGAGATTGCCAACTGTTATTGGTGGCTCTTTCACATATGTTATACCGATCCTTTACATTATACATGACTCATCGCTCCAACAGATTCCCGATCCGCAGGAA AGATTCGTACGAACCATGCGAGCTATTCAAGGTGCGCTAATTGTAGCCTCGAGTTTACAAATTATGCTTGGATACAGTCAGTTCTGGGGAATATTTTCGAG gTTCTTTAGTCCTCTTGGCATGGCACCTGTGTTAGGGCTGGTTGGTCTTGGCCTTTTTGAACGAGGTTTCCCTGCG GTAGGAAACTGTGTGGAAATCGGGATTCCAATGCTCTTATTGCTCATTGGGTTATCGCAG TATTTGAAGCATTACAGACCATTCAAAGACATTCCTATATTCGAACGCTTTCCAGTTCTTATTTGTGTCGCAATCATTTGGATATATTCTATTATTCTTACTGCTGGCGGCGCTTACAACCATAGACCACCGACAACTCAGAACAGCTGCCGAACTGACCGAGCGAATCTCATATCATCCGCTCCGTG GTTCAAGTTTCCATATCCTTTACAATGGGGAGCACCGACGTTTGATGCTGGCCATTCAGTTGCCATGATGGCCGCAGTGTTGGTGTCCATAATAGAG TCAACTGGCGCGTACATAGCAGCCTCGCGCCTAGCCATTGCAACTCCCCCTCCTGCTTATGTCTTGAGTCGAGGCATTGGCTGGCAG GGGATAGGTACCCTTCTAGATGGTCTGTTTGGAACAGCAACTGGTTCTTCGGTTTCTGT GGAAAATGTGGGGCTTCTTGGGCTAACTCGAATTGGCAGCCGAAGAGTTGTGCAAGTATCAGCtgcttttatgatatttttttcaaccttaG GAAAATTTGGGGCTGTTTTTGCATCGATTCCGTTCCCTTTATTTGCTGCTCTGTACTGTGTACTATTCGGCCTTGTCG CATCTGTCGGGATTTCGTTTCTTCAGTTCACCAACATGAACTCCATGAGGAATCTCATGATCACTGGGCTTTCGCTTTTCCTTGGAATATCTGTTCCTCAGTTTTTCAGCGACACCATGGTTACTTCTGCGCATGGTCCAGTTCATACGCGTGCAGGATGG TTCAATGCTTTCTTAAATACGATATTCATGTCGTCTCCGACCGTCGGGTTGATCGTCAGTGTGTTCCTGGACAACACCTTGGACGTCGCAAAGTCTAAGAAGGATAGGGGCATGCCATGGTGGGTAAAGTTCAGAACGTTCAGAGGGGACAACCGGAACGAAGAATTTTATACACTTCCGTTCAATCTGAATCGGTTCTTTCCACCCGCATAG
- the LOC109720827 gene encoding nucleobase-ascorbate transporter 1 isoform X1, with protein MADISHPPMEQLQDLEYCIDSNPPWAETIVLAFQNYILMLGTTVMIPSALVPLMGGSDGDKVRVIQTLLFVSGINTLLQALFGTRLPTVIGGSFTYVIPILYIIHDSSLQQIPDPQERFVRTMRAIQGALIVASSLQIMLGYSQFWGIFSRFFSPLGMAPVLGLVGLGLFERGFPAVGNCVEIGIPMLLLLIGLSQYLKHYRPFKDIPIFERFPVLICVAIIWIYSIILTAGGAYNHRPPTTQNSCRTDRANLISSAPWFKFPYPLQWGAPTFDAGHSVAMMAAVLVSIIESTGAYIAASRLAIATPPPAYVLSRGIGWQGIGTLLDGLFGTATGSSVSVGLCQIRENVGLLGLTRIGSRRVVQVSAAFMIFFSTLGKFGAVFASIPFPLFAALYCVLFGLVASVGISFLQFTNMNSMRNLMITGLSLFLGISVPQFFSDTMVTSAHGPVHTRAGWFNAFLNTIFMSSPTVGLIVSVFLDNTLDVAKSKKDRGMPWWVKFRTFRGDNRNEEFYTLPFNLNRFFPPA; from the exons ATGGCAGACATAAGCCACCCTCCCATGGAGCAGCTTCAGGATTTGGAGTATTGCATAGACTCCAACCCACCATGGG CTGAAACTATCGTATTGGCTTTCCAAAACTACATCTTGATGCTCGGCACTACTGTTATGATTCCTTCGGCACTTGTTCCTCTAATGGGTGGAAGTGAT GGTGACAAAGTTCGTGTCATACAAACATTGTTATTTGTATCTGGTATAAACACACTTTTGCAAGCACTATTTGGCACGAGATTGCCAACTGTTATTGGTGGCTCTTTCACATATGTTATACCGATCCTTTACATTATACATGACTCATCGCTCCAACAGATTCCCGATCCGCAGGAA AGATTCGTACGAACCATGCGAGCTATTCAAGGTGCGCTAATTGTAGCCTCGAGTTTACAAATTATGCTTGGATACAGTCAGTTCTGGGGAATATTTTCGAG gTTCTTTAGTCCTCTTGGCATGGCACCTGTGTTAGGGCTGGTTGGTCTTGGCCTTTTTGAACGAGGTTTCCCTGCG GTAGGAAACTGTGTGGAAATCGGGATTCCAATGCTCTTATTGCTCATTGGGTTATCGCAG TATTTGAAGCATTACAGACCATTCAAAGACATTCCTATATTCGAACGCTTTCCAGTTCTTATTTGTGTCGCAATCATTTGGATATATTCTATTATTCTTACTGCTGGCGGCGCTTACAACCATAGACCACCGACAACTCAGAACAGCTGCCGAACTGACCGAGCGAATCTCATATCATCCGCTCCGTG GTTCAAGTTTCCATATCCTTTACAATGGGGAGCACCGACGTTTGATGCTGGCCATTCAGTTGCCATGATGGCCGCAGTGTTGGTGTCCATAATAGAG TCAACTGGCGCGTACATAGCAGCCTCGCGCCTAGCCATTGCAACTCCCCCTCCTGCTTATGTCTTGAGTCGAGGCATTGGCTGGCAG GGGATAGGTACCCTTCTAGATGGTCTGTTTGGAACAGCAACTGGTTCTTCGGTTTCTGT TGGTTTGTGTCAAATAAGGGAAAATGTGGGGCTTCTTGGGCTAACTCGAATTGGCAGCCGAAGAGTTGTGCAAGTATCAGCtgcttttatgatatttttttcaaccttaG GAAAATTTGGGGCTGTTTTTGCATCGATTCCGTTCCCTTTATTTGCTGCTCTGTACTGTGTACTATTCGGCCTTGTCG CATCTGTCGGGATTTCGTTTCTTCAGTTCACCAACATGAACTCCATGAGGAATCTCATGATCACTGGGCTTTCGCTTTTCCTTGGAATATCTGTTCCTCAGTTTTTCAGCGACACCATGGTTACTTCTGCGCATGGTCCAGTTCATACGCGTGCAGGATGG TTCAATGCTTTCTTAAATACGATATTCATGTCGTCTCCGACCGTCGGGTTGATCGTCAGTGTGTTCCTGGACAACACCTTGGACGTCGCAAAGTCTAAGAAGGATAGGGGCATGCCATGGTGGGTAAAGTTCAGAACGTTCAGAGGGGACAACCGGAACGAAGAATTTTATACACTTCCGTTCAATCTGAATCGGTTCTTTCCACCCGCATAG